A single genomic interval of Armigeres subalbatus isolate Guangzhou_Male chromosome 1, GZ_Asu_2, whole genome shotgun sequence harbors:
- the LOC134206166 gene encoding uncharacterized protein LOC134206166 — MTHRRNTLVVDLSALPKRPSLNVVKELLEKKLKLNMDEVKNIQLHNIKNCVFIEVSNEGVALRLQKQHHLRHSFVYLDVDYYIPVYVDGPTATVRLHDLPPQMSNTTITQHMEQYGKIISIHNEVWKNFFPGIPNGVRVIRLRQEKQIPSHIIVENEPTLVTIRDPNKLAKTHPKATSAAVASNERNSNEDGKAPVDQQNIDEKQSKTNNPPPTRDDLCEDDENNNDDDDSDNDSETEYNSKLQSGAATAKRRLSTGTNETNATEQESKKACGDRCCQGEQECSEENSSDAGWKIYNTRSKKKLFEL; from the coding sequence ATGACACACAGGAGGAACACTCTTGTCGTGGACCTTAGTGCCTTACCAAAGCGTCCCAGTTTAAATGTGGTGAAAGAATTATTGGAGAAGAAGCTTAAACTCAACATGGATGAAGTGAAGAACATTCAGCttcacaatatcaaaaattgtgTGTTTATTGAGGTGAGCAATGAAGGTGTAGCACTTCGGTTGCAGAAGCAACATCACCTTCGTCACTCTTTCGTTTATCTCGACGTGGACTACTACATTCCCGTGTACGTCGATGGACCCACCGCTACAGTGAGATTACATGATCTACCGCCTCAAATGTCCAACACTACAATCACTCAACACATGGAACAGTACGGAAAGATAATATCAATACACAATGAGGTATGGAAGAACTTTTTCCCGGGAATCCCGAACGGTGTCCGAGTGATACGACTTAGGCAAGAGAAGCAAATTCCGTCTCACATCATAGTTGAAAACGAGCCCACGCTCGTTACTATCCGAGACCCAAACAAACTAGCTAAAACTCACCCAAAAGCGACCAGTGCAGCAGTAGCGTCAAACGAAAGAAATTCGAACGAGGATGGAAAAGCACCAGTTGATCAACAAAACATCGACGAAAAGCAGAGCAAAACTAATAACCCACCACCGACACGAGACGACTTATGTGAGGACGATGAAAacaacaacgacgacgatgatagCGACAATGATAGCGAAACCGAATATAACAGCAAACTTCAATCTGGAGCTGCAACGGCAAAGAGAAGGTTGTCAACtggaacgaacgaaacgaatgCTACCGAACAAGAAAGTAAAAAAGCGTGTGGAGATCGATGTTGCCAAGGTGAGCAGGAATGTAGCGAAGAAAACTCTTCAGATGCAGGGTGGAAAATCTATAACACTAGGTCTAagaaaaaattatttgaattgtaA